From the Priestia aryabhattai genome, one window contains:
- a CDS encoding iron-containing alcohol dehydrogenase translates to MENFIYHNPTKLIFGKDQLQALSEELPKYGKNILLVYGGGSIKKNGLYDQVLTLLKGLNVNIHELAGVEPNPRLSTVRKGIEICRNENIDFMLAVGGGSVIDCTKAIAAGAEYEGDVWDIINKKVTATKALPFGTVLTLAATGSEMNPDSVITNWETNEKYVWGSSVTHPVFSILDPVNTMSVPRDQTIYGMVDMMSHVFEQYFHNVKNTPLQDRMCYSVLQTVIETAPKLLEDLQSYEHRETILYSGTIALNGTLQMGYFGDWASHTIEHAVSAVYDIPHAGGLAILFPNWMRYVVDQDVTRMKRVMTSMFDIDTTGKSDKEIALEGIDKLSAFWSILGAPSRLADYNIGEERLDEIAGIAAREMEHGGFGNFKKLNKDDILAILKASL, encoded by the coding sequence ATGGAAAATTTCATTTATCATAATCCCACAAAACTAATCTTCGGAAAAGATCAGCTTCAAGCATTATCAGAAGAACTCCCGAAATACGGAAAAAATATTTTGCTTGTGTACGGCGGAGGAAGCATTAAGAAAAACGGTTTATATGATCAAGTTCTTACGCTATTAAAAGGGTTAAACGTAAACATACACGAGTTAGCTGGAGTAGAGCCTAACCCTCGACTATCTACAGTACGAAAAGGAATTGAAATTTGCCGAAATGAAAACATTGACTTCATGTTAGCAGTCGGCGGAGGAAGCGTTATTGACTGCACAAAAGCAATTGCTGCCGGAGCTGAGTATGAAGGCGACGTTTGGGATATCATTAACAAAAAAGTAACGGCTACAAAAGCATTGCCGTTTGGAACGGTATTAACATTGGCAGCGACAGGTTCTGAAATGAACCCTGATTCCGTTATTACCAATTGGGAAACAAATGAAAAATACGTTTGGGGAAGCTCTGTTACGCACCCTGTATTTTCTATATTAGATCCTGTTAACACGATGTCTGTTCCTAGAGATCAAACCATTTACGGCATGGTGGACATGATGAGCCATGTGTTTGAACAATATTTCCATAACGTGAAAAACACACCTTTACAAGATCGTATGTGCTATTCCGTATTACAAACAGTGATTGAAACAGCACCGAAATTACTAGAAGATCTGCAAAGCTACGAACACCGTGAAACTATTTTATATTCAGGAACAATCGCACTAAACGGAACTCTTCAAATGGGCTATTTTGGAGATTGGGCTTCACATACAATTGAACACGCAGTATCAGCAGTATACGATATTCCTCATGCGGGCGGTTTAGCAATACTATTCCCAAATTGGATGCGATACGTTGTAGATCAAGATGTAACTCGTATGAAGCGTGTAATGACAAGCATGTTCGATATTGACACTACAGGTAAAAGCGACAAAGAAATTGCTTTAGAAGGAATCGATAAGTTAAGCGCTTTTTGGTCAATTCTTGGCGCGCCTTCTCGCTTAGCGGATTACAATATCGGAGAAGAGCGACTAGACGAAATTGCTGGAATTGCTGCTCGTGAAATGGAGCACGGAGGTTTTGGTAACTTTAAGAAACTAAATAAAGATGACATTCTAGCTATTCTAAAAGCGTCACTATAA
- a CDS encoding GNAT family N-acetyltransferase, translating to MKISRTFDADKVTKLNQSVHQLHVELYPQHFQKYDFHQINEFLKKMMENDRFIFLLAEDEGQHVGFAWLEIKQYAETVFKKTYESIYVHQINIAEHHKNKGFGSNLMKEIYNIARANDINTIELDYWSDNTIAESFYEKEGFVTYRKVAYKEL from the coding sequence TTGAAGATTAGCCGTACTTTTGATGCTGATAAGGTTACCAAACTTAATCAGTCTGTTCATCAACTGCATGTAGAATTATACCCGCAGCACTTTCAAAAATATGATTTTCATCAGATAAATGAATTTTTAAAAAAAATGATGGAAAACGATAGGTTTATCTTCCTTCTAGCAGAAGACGAAGGGCAACATGTAGGATTCGCTTGGCTAGAAATAAAGCAGTATGCAGAAACAGTGTTTAAAAAGACTTACGAGTCAATTTACGTTCATCAAATAAATATTGCAGAACATCATAAAAATAAAGGGTTTGGCTCAAATTTGATGAAAGAAATCTATAACATTGCTCGCGCAAACGACATAAATACAATTGAGTTAGATTATTGGAGTGACAATACGATTGCAGAGAGCTTTTACGAAAAAGAAGGCTTTGTTACGTATAGGAAAGTGGCTTACAAAGAACTTTAA
- a CDS encoding SunI/YnzG family protein: MFTPTISVKKTNGNLIIKWQLSHFTIPLEDIIEVTEDDTYGGKEANAIRIGPPYGTTDRIFIKTTNKNYLLFTSNAPAILNEINS, encoded by the coding sequence ATGTTTACACCAACTATTAGTGTCAAAAAAACAAACGGTAATCTCATTATAAAATGGCAGCTTTCACACTTTACGATTCCGTTAGAAGACATTATTGAAGTAACGGAAGATGACACGTATGGAGGTAAAGAAGCAAACGCCATTCGAATTGGCCCTCCGTACGGAACAACTGACCGAATCTTTATTAAAACGACCAATAAAAACTATCTGTTATTTACATCAAACGCACCGGCTATATTAAATGAAATAAATTCATAA
- a CDS encoding amino acid permease encodes MEAIDINRNEEEKKQDDKHVKRHLKARHMTMIAIGGSIGTGLFLATGSSIQTAGPGGALIAYGAIGIMVYFLMTSLGEMATFMPVSGSFSTYASHYVDPALGFALGWNYWFNWAVTLAVEIAASAIIMKFWFPDVPSIIWSALFLGLIFLLNFLSVKSYGESEYWFALVKVVTIIVFIGVGLLTIFGIFGGEYIGFENFTLEEAPVNGGFLSVLSIFFIAGFSFQGTELVGIAAGESENPQKNIPKAIRQVFWRILLFYIAAIAVIGLIIPYTSPSLLGGDVDNIAVSPFTLVFEKAGIAAAASVMNAVILTSVLSAGTSGLYASTRMLWSMANEGQAPKALRKINRRGIPVNALVLTTIIGGLAFLTSIFGDQMYMWLLNASGMSGFIAWIGIAVSHYRFRKAYVASGREIDELAYKAKWFPLGPVLAFGMCLIVILGQNYQAVLSDKIDWYGLTVSYIGLPLFLATWWGYKIAKKTKVVPLHECIQKEDKK; translated from the coding sequence ATGGAAGCGATCGATATAAATCGTAATGAAGAAGAAAAAAAACAGGACGATAAGCATGTAAAACGCCATTTAAAAGCGCGTCATATGACCATGATTGCCATTGGAGGTTCAATAGGAACGGGTTTATTTCTAGCCACGGGATCTTCCATCCAAACGGCTGGACCTGGAGGAGCACTGATTGCTTACGGGGCCATTGGAATTATGGTTTATTTTCTCATGACTAGCCTTGGAGAAATGGCCACGTTTATGCCGGTATCAGGTTCTTTTTCAACGTACGCCAGTCATTATGTAGATCCAGCGCTTGGGTTTGCGCTCGGCTGGAACTACTGGTTTAATTGGGCTGTTACACTTGCTGTAGAAATAGCTGCTTCTGCTATTATCATGAAATTTTGGTTCCCTGATGTACCAAGTATTATCTGGAGCGCTTTGTTTTTAGGCTTAATTTTTTTACTTAATTTCCTATCTGTAAAAAGTTATGGAGAATCTGAATATTGGTTTGCTCTCGTGAAAGTAGTAACCATCATTGTGTTTATCGGTGTGGGCCTTCTGACGATCTTTGGCATCTTCGGCGGTGAATATATTGGCTTTGAAAACTTTACATTAGAAGAAGCGCCGGTCAACGGCGGATTTCTGTCCGTACTAAGCATTTTCTTTATCGCGGGGTTTTCTTTTCAAGGTACAGAGCTAGTCGGTATTGCTGCGGGGGAAAGTGAAAACCCTCAAAAAAATATACCAAAAGCCATTCGGCAAGTCTTTTGGCGTATTCTTCTATTTTATATTGCAGCGATCGCTGTGATCGGGCTTATCATTCCTTACACAAGTCCATCTCTTTTAGGAGGAGACGTGGATAACATTGCTGTTAGTCCATTTACGCTTGTTTTTGAAAAAGCAGGAATTGCTGCAGCTGCTTCGGTGATGAATGCTGTTATTCTTACATCAGTTTTATCAGCCGGAACATCTGGCTTATACGCTTCTACGCGAATGTTATGGTCAATGGCAAATGAAGGGCAAGCACCTAAAGCACTTCGAAAAATTAATCGTCGAGGGATTCCAGTAAACGCGCTTGTTTTAACCACTATTATTGGCGGTCTTGCCTTTTTAACATCAATTTTTGGTGATCAAATGTATATGTGGCTTTTAAACGCTTCAGGCATGAGCGGATTTATTGCGTGGATTGGTATTGCCGTCAGCCACTATCGTTTCCGAAAGGCATATGTCGCTTCAGGAAGAGAGATAGATGAGCTGGCGTATAAAGCAAAATGGTTCCCTCTAGGACCTGTTCTTGCATTTGGAATGTGTCTCATCGTTATTCTAGGACAGAACTATCAAGCAGTACTCTCTGACAAAATTGATTGGTACGGCTTAACGGTCTCATACATCGGACTTCCTCTCTTTTTAGCTACTTGGTGGGGATATAAAATAGCAAAGAAAACGAAGGTTGTACCTTTGCATGAGTGTATTCAAAAAGAGGATAAGAAATAA
- a CDS encoding YokU family protein: protein MKCQWCESYEAKETDATVYWELPDGTKAIEIKETPSITCSECGITYQTDETVGHIEDQLFLINTSALEKSVTYEQLMSLPRLLKRNYFDFSK, encoded by the coding sequence TTGAAGTGCCAATGGTGCGAATCATATGAAGCGAAGGAGACGGATGCAACGGTTTATTGGGAGCTTCCTGACGGTACAAAAGCCATAGAAATTAAAGAGACGCCTTCCATTACATGTTCAGAATGCGGAATTACGTATCAAACAGATGAAACGGTTGGGCACATTGAAGATCAACTGTTTTTAATCAACACCTCTGCCTTAGAAAAAAGTGTAACGTACGAACAACTTATGAGCTTGCCTCGTCTATTAAAACGAAACTACTTTGATTTTTCAAAGTAA
- the ablA gene encoding lysine 2,3-aminomutase → MKNTLYKASRHWKEIELWKDVTDEQWNDWVWQLTNTIKTLEDLKKVINLTSQEEEGVKIATKTIPLNITPYYAWLMDENDPKCPIRMQSVPISEELHKTRYDLEDPLHEDEDSPVPGLTHRYPDRVLFLVTNQCSMYCRYCTRRRFSGQIGMGVPKKQLDTAINYIAANPQIRDVLISGGDGLLINDNILEYILKNLRDIPHVEIIRIGTRAPVVFPQRITENLCNILKKYHPVWLNTHFNTSIEITEESKRACEMLANAGVPVGNQAVILAGINDSVPIMKQLMHDLVKIRVRPYYIYQCDLSEGIGHFRAPISKGLEIMEGLRGHTSGYAVPTFIVDAPGGGGKIPLQPNYIISQSSNKVVLRNFEGVITSYPEPQNYQGGSAEEFYKKVYPEVFEKFESNGVLSIIDDTKFNLTPEGLNRLDRRKTYHQNPEHSSLKDKREKRDQLKEKKFETQMKKYETAGAKEE, encoded by the coding sequence ATGAAAAATACATTATATAAAGCAAGCAGACACTGGAAAGAAATCGAGCTTTGGAAAGATGTAACGGACGAGCAGTGGAATGACTGGGTATGGCAGCTGACAAACACGATTAAAACATTAGAAGATTTAAAGAAAGTCATAAATCTAACATCTCAAGAAGAAGAAGGTGTAAAAATCGCAACCAAAACGATTCCGTTAAACATCACTCCTTATTACGCATGGTTAATGGATGAGAATGATCCGAAATGTCCAATCAGAATGCAGTCCGTTCCTATTTCAGAAGAACTGCATAAAACAAGGTATGATTTAGAAGATCCGCTTCACGAAGATGAAGATTCACCGGTTCCTGGTTTAACGCACCGTTATCCCGACCGCGTGCTGTTTTTAGTTACAAATCAATGTTCTATGTACTGCCGCTACTGTACAAGAAGACGTTTTTCAGGACAAATCGGAATGGGCGTTCCAAAAAAACAGCTGGATACAGCTATTAATTATATTGCAGCCAATCCTCAAATTCGTGATGTATTAATTTCCGGAGGAGACGGCCTATTAATCAATGACAATATTTTAGAATACATTTTGAAGAATTTGCGTGATATTCCGCACGTAGAAATTATTCGTATTGGTACAAGAGCGCCGGTAGTATTCCCTCAGCGCATTACAGAAAATTTGTGCAACATCTTAAAGAAATATCATCCGGTTTGGCTAAATACGCACTTTAACACATCAATTGAAATCACAGAAGAATCAAAGCGTGCCTGTGAAATGCTTGCAAATGCAGGAGTTCCAGTTGGGAACCAAGCCGTTATTTTAGCCGGAATTAACGACAGCGTGCCAATCATGAAGCAGCTTATGCATGATTTAGTAAAAATTCGCGTGCGTCCTTACTATATTTATCAATGTGATTTATCAGAAGGAATCGGCCATTTCCGTGCACCAATCAGTAAAGGTCTAGAAATTATGGAAGGACTTCGCGGGCATACGTCCGGCTATGCAGTTCCTACGTTTATCGTAGATGCTCCTGGGGGAGGCGGTAAAATTCCGTTGCAGCCAAACTACATTATTTCTCAAAGCTCCAATAAAGTGGTGCTCCGAAACTTTGAAGGTGTTATTACATCTTATCCGGAGCCGCAAAATTATCAAGGTGGCAGCGCAGAAGAATTTTATAAAAAAGTATATCCTGAAGTGTTTGAAAAATTTGAAAGCAACGGTGTTCTTTCGATTATTGATGATACAAAGTTCAACTTAACCCCAGAAGGTCTAAACCGTCTTGACCGCCGGAAAACGTATCACCAAAATCCAGAGCACAGCTCTTTGAAAGACAAGCGTGAAAAGCGCGATCAATTAAAAGAGAAAAAATTTGAAACGCAAATGAAGAAATACGAAACGGCGGGAGCAAAGGAGGAATAA
- a CDS encoding GNAT family N-acetyltransferase, which produces MDALKEQYYIEVPESLSPEQQKVMIELEKDAFPGMGAVDEQTLVPLARYGKLIQYFRENDARPIAICELLRDYKDVKKAYIFGFYVRSDKQGSGIGQLFLEEIFSILKKDNFESVCLTVNVKNEGAVKLYKKMGFMIKETRAGEFGEGEDRYYMVRSIS; this is translated from the coding sequence ATGGATGCATTAAAAGAGCAGTACTATATCGAAGTCCCAGAGTCGTTAAGTCCCGAGCAGCAAAAGGTGATGATTGAACTTGAAAAAGATGCATTTCCGGGCATGGGAGCCGTTGATGAACAGACGCTTGTACCTTTAGCCCGCTACGGCAAGCTCATTCAATATTTCCGGGAAAATGACGCAAGGCCAATTGCCATTTGCGAGCTGCTTCGAGATTACAAAGATGTCAAAAAGGCTTATATCTTTGGTTTCTACGTCCGCTCTGACAAACAAGGAAGCGGAATTGGACAACTTTTTTTAGAAGAAATATTTTCGATTCTAAAAAAAGATAATTTTGAAAGCGTTTGTTTGACTGTGAATGTAAAAAATGAAGGCGCTGTGAAGCTGTATAAAAAAATGGGCTTTATGATTAAAGAAACACGAGCAGGAGAGTTTGGCGAAGGAGAAGATCGTTATTATATGGTGCGGTCAATCTCTTAG
- a CDS encoding M81 family metallopeptidase, with the protein MSSHRIGIAFFYHESHSFSPLKTEIEQFVQEGYFVGTEIYKAYSGTKTEVGGFLDVLKQDEQVEIVPLVCAAAIPSGIVSSEAYCTIEQQILHVLTHVGPLDGLLIALHGAMVVEHLFDPEAHLLHQIRGCIGSDVPIATTLDMHANISEDMLKYTPLHFGFKTYPHVDMYEQGVNAAQALLTQIKESALYYASLKKLPMLLPSINMRTAKGPMKKMIDLAKQAEQEADVYNVSVFGGFPYSDIPIAGASVLVAALNPEKAEKVANALASQFWSIKEEFIMDLPTVEEGVQTALKLSNTKPTVLADIADNPLSCGSGDTTELLEYMLKLNMPGTLFGGLYDPDSIKKCVQAGIGNYVSLSLGGKVSPEFGKPIKVEAKVIALSEGEFYNSGPFNQHLKVNVKGAAHIQVGEMDILLIGRPVSANDPELFRHIGIEPATKKIIGLKAKNHFRAAFEPLVGSIIYVDAPGVASNRLTTFNYRHLPSPIWPLQDAKYESEKRRKEKWMH; encoded by the coding sequence ATGTCTTCACATCGCATTGGCATTGCCTTTTTTTATCATGAATCTCACAGCTTTAGTCCATTAAAAACAGAGATAGAACAGTTTGTACAAGAAGGATATTTTGTTGGAACGGAAATATATAAAGCATACTCAGGAACCAAAACAGAAGTAGGAGGATTTTTAGATGTATTAAAGCAAGATGAGCAAGTAGAAATCGTTCCCCTTGTTTGTGCAGCAGCGATTCCGTCCGGGATTGTATCTTCTGAAGCTTATTGCACAATTGAACAGCAGATACTGCATGTACTTACTCATGTCGGCCCGCTGGACGGTTTGTTAATTGCTTTGCACGGTGCAATGGTAGTAGAACATCTTTTTGATCCTGAAGCCCATTTGCTACATCAGATAAGAGGCTGTATAGGAAGTGACGTTCCCATTGCTACTACGCTCGATATGCATGCAAATATCAGTGAAGATATGCTTAAGTACACGCCGCTTCATTTCGGTTTTAAAACATATCCTCATGTTGATATGTATGAACAAGGGGTAAATGCAGCGCAAGCACTTTTAACACAAATAAAAGAAAGCGCTCTCTATTATGCATCTTTAAAGAAATTGCCTATGCTTTTGCCGTCAATTAATATGCGAACTGCAAAAGGGCCTATGAAAAAAATGATTGACCTTGCTAAACAAGCCGAGCAAGAAGCAGACGTATACAATGTTTCCGTTTTTGGAGGCTTTCCGTATTCTGATATTCCAATCGCCGGAGCAAGCGTGCTCGTAGCTGCTTTGAATCCTGAAAAAGCAGAAAAAGTAGCAAATGCACTAGCTTCTCAGTTTTGGAGTATAAAAGAAGAATTTATCATGGATTTGCCTACCGTTGAAGAAGGTGTGCAAACAGCGTTAAAACTATCAAACACAAAGCCGACAGTGCTCGCTGATATAGCGGACAATCCTTTAAGCTGCGGAAGCGGCGATACAACAGAGCTTTTGGAATACATGCTGAAGCTAAATATGCCGGGGACGCTGTTTGGAGGTCTTTACGACCCTGACTCTATCAAAAAATGCGTGCAAGCGGGAATAGGAAATTACGTCTCTCTTTCCTTAGGAGGGAAAGTCTCTCCTGAGTTCGGAAAGCCCATTAAAGTTGAAGCCAAGGTCATTGCTTTATCAGAAGGTGAGTTTTACAATTCAGGACCGTTTAATCAGCATTTAAAAGTAAATGTAAAAGGTGCAGCTCATATTCAAGTAGGAGAAATGGACATTTTGCTGATTGGAAGGCCGGTATCAGCCAATGATCCTGAACTTTTTCGCCACATTGGCATTGAGCCAGCGACGAAAAAAATCATTGGTTTAAAAGCTAAAAATCATTTCAGAGCTGCCTTTGAACCACTTGTAGGCTCTATCATCTATGTTGATGCCCCTGGCGTAGCATCAAATCGCTTAACGACCTTTAATTATCGGCACCTTCCAAGCCCAATATGGCCGCTGCAAGATGCAAAATATGAAAGTGAAAAAAGGAGGAAAGAGAAATGGATGCATTAA
- a CDS encoding aldehyde dehydrogenase family protein translates to MSQIKTELLQGNLYINGEWVSEEKQTYFESINPATQELVGTCAAATAGQVDDAVKAASAAYSHWKNTSIPERAAFLTKAAELFENRKEELAQVMTKEMGKPLAESIGEVGVVIATAQYMAGEGRRLFGEIVPAGFPDRDIKMVREPLGVVACITPWNFPVSLASYKMFAALIAGNTVVWKPASEVALSAKIFMEVLHAAGLPKGTVNLLTGSGRIVGQKLATHPEVKIISFTGSTEVGQQLAEMSSKTLKRISLELGGKNAVIVLKDADLDKAAEGIVKSAFTTTGQRCTAASRVIVERSVKEELLKKVVALTKEMKIGNGLEQGVVIGPLVNEQQGRLVENYVQKAVEEGGNIALGGHALSELGTCYYTPTIIDNVRSNHTIAQEEIFGPVLAFIEVEGYEEAMSVNNGTMYGLSTSIYTSSLHYASRAAKEAVSGLVYINNGTSNAEMGVAFGGMKMSGNGHREVSHHAFDVMTEWKSVYTNY, encoded by the coding sequence ATGAGTCAGATTAAAACCGAACTGTTACAAGGAAATTTATATATTAATGGAGAGTGGGTAAGTGAAGAAAAGCAAACCTATTTTGAAAGCATAAATCCTGCAACACAAGAGCTCGTCGGAACGTGCGCAGCCGCTACGGCTGGTCAAGTAGATGATGCGGTAAAAGCGGCTAGTGCAGCCTACAGCCACTGGAAAAATACATCTATTCCTGAACGTGCAGCATTTTTAACAAAAGCAGCTGAGCTTTTTGAAAACAGAAAAGAAGAGCTAGCTCAAGTGATGACAAAAGAGATGGGAAAGCCGCTGGCAGAATCCATAGGGGAAGTTGGAGTTGTCATTGCAACAGCTCAGTATATGGCAGGAGAAGGAAGGCGCTTGTTTGGCGAAATAGTGCCCGCTGGCTTTCCTGACCGAGATATAAAAATGGTGCGCGAACCGCTTGGAGTTGTGGCATGCATTACACCTTGGAACTTTCCTGTTTCTCTCGCTTCTTATAAAATGTTTGCCGCTTTAATCGCTGGCAATACCGTTGTCTGGAAGCCGGCTTCAGAAGTGGCGCTTTCAGCGAAGATTTTTATGGAAGTATTACACGCTGCGGGACTTCCAAAAGGAACAGTTAACTTGCTTACAGGATCGGGTAGAATCGTTGGACAAAAGCTTGCTACGCACCCTGAAGTGAAAATCATCTCATTTACAGGTTCTACGGAAGTTGGGCAACAATTAGCAGAAATGAGCAGCAAAACCTTAAAACGCATTTCATTAGAGCTAGGAGGGAAAAACGCGGTTATCGTATTAAAAGATGCCGATTTGGATAAAGCAGCAGAAGGAATTGTCAAATCAGCATTTACGACAACGGGGCAGCGCTGTACGGCAGCTAGCAGAGTTATTGTGGAACGATCAGTCAAAGAAGAGCTTTTGAAAAAAGTAGTAGCTCTTACAAAAGAAATGAAGATTGGAAATGGTCTTGAACAAGGGGTTGTGATAGGCCCGCTTGTAAATGAACAGCAGGGCCGTTTGGTAGAAAATTACGTACAAAAAGCGGTAGAAGAAGGCGGGAATATTGCGCTCGGAGGTCATGCTTTATCAGAGTTAGGTACTTGTTATTACACGCCTACTATCATCGATAACGTCCGTTCTAACCATACAATTGCTCAAGAAGAGATATTTGGTCCTGTGCTTGCTTTTATTGAAGTAGAGGGCTATGAAGAAGCAATGAGCGTCAATAATGGGACGATGTACGGGCTTTCCACTTCTATTTATACAAGCAGCTTGCATTACGCCAGCCGAGCAGCTAAAGAGGCTGTTAGCGGGTTAGTCTATATCAATAACGGAACATCTAATGCTGAAATGGGGGTAGCATTCGGAGGGATGAAAATGTCTGGCAACGGCCACAGGGAAGTTTCTCATCATGCATTTGATGTTATGACAGAATGGAAGTCTGTCTACACCAACTATTAA
- a CDS encoding aminotransferase class III-fold pyridoxal phosphate-dependent enzyme has translation MKVQNKTEELQIKGKKHLSPVMTRVTELVIEKAHGAKFWTADGTEYIDFVSGVAVNAVGHTHEKMVEAIKKQADQLLHLGLNYGYYETAVNLAEKLAQITPGNLDTVFFSNSGAEAIDGALKLAKAATGRPAIIAFEGSFHGRTLGATAITASSSKYRSYYEPILGEVYHAPYPYPSQLPNIDEEEAEAYCLNQLQKLFELRVDPSRVAAIVIEPVMGEGGYYPAPSSFLRALRDIANDYGILLVFDEVQTGFGRTGKMFAGEHAGVTPDILVLAKALSGGMPLGAIVASRELHEKWPTAGHGSTFGGNPVSCAAALANISIIEEEKLVERSEKVGADIVKRLQHSIGHLPAIKEVRGIGMMIAIEFHVETAAAYVPVIKSKALEKRLLIMNCGVKGQTIRLMLPLNIDEDVLNQGLSLLEEVITEAVSIN, from the coding sequence ATGAAAGTACAAAATAAAACAGAAGAGCTTCAAATCAAAGGAAAAAAACATTTATCACCCGTGATGACAAGAGTAACAGAGCTTGTTATTGAAAAAGCTCATGGTGCTAAATTCTGGACAGCTGATGGAACGGAATATATTGATTTTGTATCAGGAGTAGCCGTTAATGCAGTGGGCCATACGCATGAAAAGATGGTAGAGGCGATTAAAAAACAGGCAGATCAACTGCTTCACCTAGGCTTAAATTACGGCTACTACGAAACAGCTGTGAATTTGGCAGAAAAACTTGCGCAAATTACGCCAGGAAACTTAGATACGGTGTTTTTTTCAAACTCAGGCGCAGAAGCCATTGATGGAGCGCTTAAGTTAGCAAAAGCGGCCACTGGCAGACCAGCGATTATTGCTTTTGAAGGTTCTTTTCATGGCCGTACACTAGGAGCTACAGCTATTACGGCTTCAAGCTCTAAATACCGCAGCTACTACGAGCCTATTTTAGGAGAAGTATATCACGCACCTTATCCGTATCCAAGTCAGCTTCCCAATATTGACGAGGAAGAAGCGGAAGCATACTGCTTAAATCAGCTGCAAAAGCTGTTTGAACTGCGAGTAGATCCTTCACGCGTAGCAGCGATTGTAATTGAGCCAGTCATGGGCGAAGGAGGCTATTATCCTGCTCCTTCTAGCTTTTTACGCGCACTGAGAGACATAGCGAATGATTACGGCATTCTGCTTGTTTTTGATGAAGTGCAAACGGGATTTGGGCGTACTGGAAAAATGTTTGCGGGAGAACACGCTGGAGTTACGCCAGATATTTTAGTTTTAGCAAAAGCTCTTTCCGGTGGTATGCCACTAGGAGCGATTGTAGCAAGCCGGGAACTGCATGAGAAATGGCCAACCGCTGGACATGGTTCTACTTTTGGCGGAAATCCCGTATCGTGTGCAGCTGCTTTAGCTAATATTTCAATCATTGAAGAAGAAAAGCTTGTAGAGCGCAGTGAAAAAGTAGGTGCCGATATTGTTAAACGCCTTCAGCATTCCATCGGACATTTACCTGCCATCAAAGAAGTCAGAGGAATCGGTATGATGATTGCTATTGAATTTCATGTTGAAACCGCAGCTGCGTATGTCCCTGTTATTAAATCAAAAGCGCTGGAAAAAAGACTGCTTATTATGAACTGCGGAGTCAAAGGACAAACCATTCGTTTAATGTTGCCGCTAAATATTGATGAAGACGTGCTGAATCAAGGGCTGTCTTTACTAGAGGAAGTCATTACAGAAGCAGTTTCGATTAACTAG